One region of Ornithinibacter aureus genomic DNA includes:
- a CDS encoding HAD-IA family hydrolase — MPDASAAFDAPFEGVLLDLDGTLVDSIAAVERSWIRWCGEFGVDPMRLRGMHGVTAANVIEGLLPPEQREQAHLRIREIEVADVDDIVVLPGAAELLRALADASVPTAIVTSGTRDLAEARIAATGLVHPPVVVTASDVERGKPWPDPWLLGARLLGVDPGECVVIEDSMAGLRAAREAGCRGLVAVTSTTAPEELRELAGVVVPDVAHLSTEVEQGRLRVHV; from the coding sequence ATGCCCGATGCCTCAGCAGCGTTCGACGCCCCCTTCGAGGGCGTGCTCCTCGACCTCGACGGCACGCTCGTCGACTCGATCGCCGCCGTCGAACGCTCGTGGATCCGGTGGTGTGGCGAGTTCGGCGTCGACCCCATGCGGTTGCGCGGGATGCACGGGGTGACCGCCGCCAACGTCATCGAAGGGCTGCTTCCCCCCGAGCAGCGCGAGCAGGCGCACCTGCGCATCCGTGAGATCGAGGTGGCCGACGTCGACGACATCGTCGTACTGCCCGGTGCCGCCGAACTCCTTCGGGCACTCGCCGACGCATCCGTTCCCACGGCCATCGTCACGTCGGGCACGCGCGACCTCGCCGAGGCACGCATCGCGGCGACCGGGCTCGTCCACCCGCCGGTGGTCGTCACGGCATCCGACGTCGAGCGCGGGAAGCCCTGGCCCGACCCGTGGCTGCTCGGCGCCCGCCTGCTCGGCGTGGATCCGGGGGAGTGCGTCGTCATCGAGGACTCGATGGCCGGGTTGCGGGCGGCACGTGAGGCCGGATGCCGTGGCCTCGTTGCGGTGACGAGCACCACCGCGCCCGAGGAGCTTCGTGAACTGGCCGGGGTCGTCGTCCCCGACGTCGCACACCTGTCGACCGAGGTCGAGCAGGGGCGGCTGCGCGTGCACGTCTGA
- a CDS encoding DUF998 domain-containing protein produces MPARRGRPRTAVLSATVAVVALVGGWTWAAALQPGGFDARSETISALAASATPHRWVMTAALVVTGLAHVVTAWALGSAQRTGRAILAAGGVATLLVAAVPLPSRAESSAAHTAVATASVVLLGIWPWFAARQGGARVLTHRVARTAAVVLTASVATLALGLSSASFGLHERVVAALTVLWPLVTATGVWWWAGHRIGSRRVRQALGLLAVTVTCIAAGVIATTVAPATAHTRNYQATVTLDPDPTHLGQILATTAFGDLELGFSGVAPGIRSVPQVNASIADELSRPNVSLASLRPGPAELSEAIREVAVDVLLRFALGGLVLIGAVVGADALLRRRRPRLTLVVACGTGWVLATTLTAASLYATYQPQRQETFTSTGILGTLQRNQGILSDVEARATQVAPYLRNVIALSTALQQKYSAAPLEADTALRALLVSDIHGGNQYPLMRTIVQEESVDVVIDAGDLLNFGTVAEGEAAGIFSGIESLGVPYLFVRGNHDATSATDTAVLARLAQVPNVVLLEPTPGEYTEATIGGITISGFNDPRWFGDSGTGSPAKQVPAREAFVAAFGGRTASDVVVSHEPWALKGVEGGVLVNGHMHSTDLEGNRVQVGTFTGGGPVTHFVEQAPGEELVGQPSAFDVLTFGTNCRLATLTRYRYSNVIEGRPSYDGVQLVNGSRIDRREVDPERVCSRDEALTTATVLPASAPSP; encoded by the coding sequence ATGCCCGCACGCAGGGGACGGCCCCGCACTGCCGTGCTCAGTGCGACGGTCGCCGTCGTGGCGCTCGTCGGCGGTTGGACGTGGGCTGCCGCCCTCCAACCCGGCGGCTTCGACGCCCGGTCCGAGACGATCAGTGCCCTCGCCGCCTCGGCCACCCCGCACCGCTGGGTCATGACCGCCGCGCTCGTCGTGACCGGGCTGGCCCACGTCGTCACGGCCTGGGCCCTCGGATCAGCCCAGCGCACCGGGCGCGCGATCCTCGCCGCTGGTGGTGTCGCGACCCTGCTCGTCGCCGCCGTGCCGTTGCCGTCGCGCGCCGAGTCCTCGGCCGCGCACACGGCGGTCGCCACGGCATCCGTCGTCCTGCTCGGCATCTGGCCGTGGTTCGCCGCCAGGCAGGGCGGTGCGCGGGTGCTCACCCACCGCGTCGCGCGCACGGCGGCCGTGGTGCTCACGGCATCCGTCGCGACTCTCGCACTGGGGCTGAGCAGCGCGTCCTTCGGGCTCCACGAACGGGTGGTCGCCGCCCTGACGGTCCTCTGGCCGCTCGTCACGGCGACCGGGGTCTGGTGGTGGGCCGGTCACCGGATCGGCTCGCGTCGGGTCCGTCAGGCCCTCGGCTTGCTCGCCGTGACCGTGACGTGCATCGCGGCCGGCGTCATCGCGACGACGGTTGCACCCGCGACGGCCCACACCCGCAACTACCAGGCCACGGTCACGCTGGACCCCGACCCGACCCACCTCGGCCAGATCCTCGCCACCACGGCGTTCGGCGACCTCGAACTCGGCTTCTCCGGGGTCGCCCCCGGCATCCGCTCCGTGCCACAGGTGAACGCGAGCATCGCCGACGAGCTGTCCCGCCCCAACGTCAGCCTCGCGTCGCTGCGCCCCGGACCGGCCGAGCTGAGCGAGGCCATCCGCGAGGTGGCCGTCGACGTCCTGCTGCGCTTCGCCCTCGGCGGGCTCGTGCTGATCGGCGCGGTGGTGGGGGCGGATGCCCTGCTGCGCCGCCGTCGCCCTCGCCTCACCCTCGTCGTCGCGTGCGGCACGGGGTGGGTGCTGGCCACCACGCTGACGGCGGCCTCGCTGTACGCGACCTACCAACCGCAGCGCCAGGAGACCTTCACCTCGACCGGCATCCTCGGCACCCTGCAGCGCAACCAGGGCATCCTGTCCGACGTCGAGGCCAGGGCCACCCAGGTCGCCCCGTACCTGCGCAACGTCATCGCGCTGTCGACGGCGCTTCAGCAGAAGTACTCGGCAGCGCCGCTGGAGGCCGACACCGCGCTGCGCGCCCTGCTCGTCAGTGACATCCACGGCGGCAACCAGTACCCGCTGATGCGCACGATCGTTCAGGAGGAGTCGGTCGACGTCGTCATCGACGCCGGTGACCTGCTCAACTTCGGCACCGTTGCCGAGGGTGAGGCGGCGGGCATCTTCAGCGGCATCGAGTCCCTGGGCGTGCCCTACCTGTTCGTGCGGGGCAACCACGACGCCACGAGCGCGACCGACACCGCCGTGCTGGCCCGGCTCGCGCAGGTGCCGAACGTCGTGCTGCTCGAGCCGACGCCCGGCGAGTACACCGAGGCCACCATCGGCGGCATCACGATCTCGGGGTTCAACGACCCCCGCTGGTTCGGCGACTCCGGCACCGGCTCACCCGCGAAGCAGGTGCCCGCCCGCGAAGCGTTCGTCGCCGCGTTCGGGGGGCGGACGGCATCCGACGTGGTCGTGAGCCACGAACCGTGGGCGCTGAAGGGGGTTGAGGGCGGGGTGCTCGTCAACGGTCACATGCACTCCACCGACCTCGAGGGCAACCGTGTGCAGGTCGGCACCTTCACCGGCGGTGGCCCGGTCACCCACTTCGTCGAGCAGGCGCCCGGGGAGGAACTGGTCGGGCAGCCGTCGGCCTTCGACGTGCTGACGTTCGGCACGAACTGCCGCCTCGCGACACTGACGCGCTACCGGTACAGCAACGTCATCGAGGGACGGCCGAGCTACGACGGGGTGCAGCTCGTCAACGGGTCGCGGATCGACCGGCGCGAGGTGGACCCCGAGCGGGTGTGCTCGCGCGACGAGGCGCTCACGACGGCCACGGTGCTGCCGGCCTCCGCCCCCTCACCCTGA
- a CDS encoding sucrase ferredoxin → MALTDLSRCSAASRHRGDPLAGSAPVASRWLLIEHQGPWAKKPLTTPPLTASLADEIERICASFGGKVLLVRRPGRRLPGEDPHSWFAIDTIRRTRVRGAWRTADDLREAAHALGMPLSGSDEDADPMVLVCTHATRDACCAVRGRPIAATLAKALPEEVWECTHLGGHRFAGTLLSLPDGACFGQLDPVNALAAVTAHRAGRTDARFLRGTTRWDPPVQAALAAVLAEHGPADLDDLVPGAADTDGDHTKVEVYGRGSLPARVIVDVVTQALPDAPLSCGDVPKAHVAHRATLRP, encoded by the coding sequence GTGGCCCTGACCGATCTCTCTCGCTGTTCCGCCGCCTCGCGTCACCGTGGTGACCCGCTGGCGGGCAGTGCCCCCGTCGCGTCGCGCTGGCTGCTCATCGAGCACCAGGGCCCGTGGGCGAAGAAGCCGCTCACCACGCCCCCGCTCACGGCATCCCTCGCCGACGAGATCGAGCGGATCTGCGCCTCGTTCGGGGGCAAGGTCCTGCTCGTGCGCCGTCCTGGCCGCCGCCTGCCCGGTGAGGACCCGCACTCGTGGTTCGCGATCGACACCATCCGCCGCACCCGAGTCAGGGGAGCCTGGCGGACCGCCGACGACCTGCGCGAGGCGGCACATGCCCTGGGGATGCCGTTGTCCGGCAGCGACGAGGACGCCGACCCGATGGTGCTCGTGTGCACCCACGCCACCCGGGACGCCTGCTGCGCGGTGCGTGGTCGGCCGATCGCGGCCACTCTGGCCAAGGCCCTGCCCGAGGAGGTCTGGGAGTGCACCCACCTCGGTGGGCACCGGTTCGCCGGCACGCTCCTGTCGTTGCCCGACGGTGCCTGCTTCGGCCAGCTCGACCCCGTCAACGCGCTGGCCGCCGTGACCGCGCACCGTGCTGGGCGCACCGACGCTCGCTTCCTGCGGGGGACCACCCGATGGGACCCGCCGGTGCAGGCAGCCCTGGCCGCGGTGTTGGCCGAGCACGGCCCGGCCGACCTCGACGACCTCGTCCCGGGGGCAGCCGACACCGACGGTGACCACACCAAGGTCGAGGTCTACGGCCGCGGCTCGCTCCCGGCCCGGGTGATCGTCGACGTCGTGACGCAGGCCCTGCCCGACGCCCCGCTGAGTTGTGGGGACGTGCCCAAGGCCCACGTGGCCCACCGCGCGACCCTGCGCCCCTGA
- a CDS encoding SGNH/GDSL hydrolase family protein: MARRRALSTAALAATAALVVSAAPAHAAAPSYVALGDSYSSGTGTRSYISDGTSCLRSVYAYPSLIASAKGYALNFRACSGAKIADVTNTQLSALNSSTAYVSISIGGNDAGFASVLTTCAQPAWLSNCNGAIDKAQTYVNQTLPGALNTLYAGIKARAPQAKVTVVGYPRIFNGVDCNLLTWFSSSEMTRLNAMADLVNSTTKARATAAGFSFANPTTPFVGHAVCSSSEWINGLSNPIQESYHPNRTGQASGYTPTVSPYLTGSTVTATATLLTTAKGSTKRLADQQRRYAASDRAIKPALVLAPDLSTPAAKAAAKKAGVDLSSRASIDAADRVYSARQAAEFAAR; encoded by the coding sequence ATGGCCCGACGACGTGCCCTGTCCACCGCAGCCCTCGCCGCCACCGCGGCCCTCGTGGTCTCGGCCGCACCAGCCCATGCCGCGGCTCCGTCCTACGTCGCGCTCGGCGACAGCTACTCCTCGGGCACGGGCACCCGCAGCTACATCTCGGACGGCACGAGCTGCCTGCGATCGGTGTACGCCTACCCCTCGCTCATCGCCTCGGCCAAGGGGTACGCCCTGAACTTCCGGGCCTGTTCGGGCGCGAAGATCGCCGACGTCACGAACACCCAGCTCTCCGCCCTGAACTCCAGCACGGCCTACGTGAGCATCTCGATCGGCGGCAACGACGCCGGCTTCGCGAGCGTGCTGACCACGTGTGCCCAGCCGGCGTGGCTCAGCAACTGCAACGGAGCCATCGACAAGGCCCAGACCTACGTGAACCAGACCCTGCCCGGCGCGCTGAACACCCTTTATGCCGGCATCAAGGCCCGGGCGCCCCAGGCGAAGGTGACCGTCGTCGGGTACCCGCGCATCTTCAACGGGGTGGACTGCAACCTGCTCACGTGGTTCTCCTCGAGCGAGATGACCCGCCTGAACGCCATGGCCGACCTGGTGAACTCCACGACGAAGGCCCGGGCCACCGCGGCCGGCTTCTCCTTCGCCAACCCCACGACCCCGTTCGTCGGCCACGCGGTGTGCTCGAGCTCGGAGTGGATCAACGGGCTGTCCAACCCGATCCAGGAGTCCTACCACCCCAACCGCACCGGCCAGGCGAGCGGCTACACCCCCACGGTCAGCCCGTATCTCACCGGCTCGACGGTCACCGCCACGGCAACCCTGCTCACCACGGCCAAGGGCTCCACGAAGAGGTTGGCCGACCAGCAGAGGCGCTACGCGGCATCCGATCGCGCCATCAAGCCGGCACTCGTGCTGGCACCCGACCTGAGCACCCCCGCGGCGAAGGCGGCCGCGAAGAAGGCCGGGGTCGACCTGTCGAGCCGGGCCAGCATCGACGCCGCCGACCGGGTGTACTCGGCGCGTCAGGCAGCGGAGTTCGCGGCCCGCTGA
- a CDS encoding FGGY family carbohydrate kinase, translated as MPTDNQADRPLVAGVDSSTQSCKVVVCDAVTGEVVRTGRASHPDGTEVDPRHWWSAWQEASGGGLLDGVSAIAVGGQQHGMVLLDESDAVVRPALLWNDTRSAGPADDLVAELGAQAWADATGVVPVAATTVSKLRWMADHEPENLARAATCVLPHDWLTGRILGAGGGGAGGAGGAGGAGGAGGAGGAPTASATSRPWTTDAGDASGTGYWSAGTRSYREDLLALATRGADLAVPRVAGPSEVVGHTASGLAVAAGTGDNMGAALGLGLVPGDVVVSLGTSGTAFARTDVASADPSGSLQSFADAEGGFLPLVCTLNAARVLGAGAAMLNTDHAGLDRLALAAAPGAGGLTLLPYLDGERTPNLPAATGSLHGLTRSNATPENLARAVVEGMLLGLAAAVDAVRAAGCPVHRVLLIGGAAASVAVQEVAADVFGVPVAVPGAGEYVAVGAARQAAWALAGGEAPPVWDVAVDVTVEPDEAGRARAAEVRGRYAATVAATYP; from the coding sequence GTGCCCACGGACAACCAGGCCGATCGCCCGCTCGTCGCCGGAGTCGACTCCTCCACCCAGTCGTGCAAGGTGGTGGTGTGTGACGCGGTGACCGGTGAGGTCGTGCGCACGGGTCGCGCCAGCCACCCCGACGGCACCGAGGTCGACCCGCGCCACTGGTGGTCGGCGTGGCAGGAGGCCAGCGGTGGCGGCCTGCTCGACGGCGTCAGCGCGATCGCCGTCGGCGGGCAGCAGCACGGGATGGTGCTGTTGGACGAGTCGGATGCCGTGGTGCGGCCGGCGCTGTTGTGGAACGACACCCGCTCGGCGGGGCCTGCGGACGACCTCGTGGCCGAGCTCGGCGCGCAGGCCTGGGCCGACGCGACCGGGGTCGTGCCCGTGGCTGCGACGACGGTCAGCAAGCTGCGCTGGATGGCCGACCACGAGCCCGAGAACCTGGCCCGGGCCGCCACGTGCGTGCTGCCGCACGACTGGCTGACCGGGCGCATCCTCGGTGCGGGCGGGGGCGGTGCGGGAGGCGCGGGCGGTGCGGGAGGCGCGGGCGGTGCGGGAGGCGCGGGCGGTGCGCCCACGGCATCCGCCACGTCCCGCCCGTGGACCACGGATGCCGGGGACGCCTCCGGCACCGGCTACTGGTCGGCGGGCACCCGGTCGTACCGCGAGGACCTGCTCGCCCTCGCCACGCGCGGCGCCGACCTCGCCGTGCCGCGGGTGGCGGGGCCGTCCGAGGTCGTCGGCCACACGGCATCCGGCCTCGCCGTGGCAGCGGGGACGGGCGACAACATGGGCGCAGCGCTGGGGCTCGGGTTGGTACCCGGCGACGTCGTCGTCTCGCTCGGCACGAGTGGCACGGCGTTCGCCCGCACCGACGTCGCGAGCGCCGACCCGAGCGGCTCGCTGCAGTCGTTCGCCGACGCCGAGGGCGGGTTCCTACCCCTGGTGTGCACGCTCAACGCCGCCCGTGTGCTCGGGGCGGGTGCCGCCATGCTGAACACCGACCACGCCGGGCTCGACCGGTTGGCGCTGGCTGCGGCGCCCGGTGCTGGCGGGCTGACGCTGCTTCCCTACCTCGACGGAGAGCGCACGCCGAACCTGCCGGCGGCCACGGGGTCGCTGCACGGCCTGACCCGCTCGAACGCGACGCCCGAGAACCTCGCGCGGGCCGTCGTCGAGGGCATGCTCCTCGGGCTCGCGGCGGCGGTGGATGCCGTGCGCGCAGCCGGGTGCCCCGTGCACCGGGTGCTGCTCATCGGCGGTGCGGCCGCGTCGGTCGCCGTGCAGGAGGTGGCCGCCGACGTGTTCGGCGTGCCCGTGGCTGTGCCGGGCGCGGGTGAGTACGTCGCGGTCGGTGCGGCGCGGCAGGCCGCGTGGGCTCTGGCCGGGGGCGAGGCGCCTCCGGTCTGGGACGTCGCCGTCGACGTCACGGTCGAGCCCGACGAGGCCGGGCGCGCGCGGGCCGCCGAGGTGCGTGGCCGCTACGCGGCGACGGTGGCGGCTACGTACCCCTGA
- a CDS encoding glucose-1-phosphate adenylyltransferase family protein: MRTNPRVLAVVQAGGQGSRLDVLTRERAKPALSFAGSFQLIDVALTNCAHSGISDVWLSVQYQAGSLHHHLASGRPWDLDRTRGGLRWLMPQQGGGSAAQDGFSNGNGDDLHRFSDAIREFAPDAVVVMSTDQVLALDLRPVVAAHLERGSHCTVVTTEVSLTQAADKAVITIGRGSRVARLDYKPERPSGTTIAAEVFVYDPTVLLATLEDLRRELSHTDDGNTGIGDFGEHLLPRMIRDGVVHAWPHEGYWADLGAPAAYLSAHRDLLAGRVDVLDRPDWPLLTRWPELPASRVDTGAVLEDVVLSAGCRVKGTVRRSVLGPGVVVEPGAVVEDAVLLAGVRVSRDARVVTAILDEGVRVEAGARVGQATRATRAHDDHIAVVGRDSVIGRGVTVPAGARLEPGTTA, translated from the coding sequence ATGCGCACGAACCCGCGGGTCCTGGCCGTCGTCCAGGCGGGTGGTCAGGGGTCCAGGCTCGACGTGCTAACGCGTGAGCGGGCCAAGCCGGCCCTGTCGTTCGCCGGGTCGTTCCAGCTGATCGACGTCGCCCTGACCAACTGCGCCCACAGCGGAATCTCCGACGTCTGGCTGTCGGTGCAGTACCAGGCCGGGTCGCTGCACCACCACCTCGCGTCCGGTCGGCCGTGGGACCTCGACCGCACCCGCGGGGGCCTGCGCTGGCTGATGCCGCAGCAGGGTGGGGGATCGGCGGCCCAGGACGGCTTCTCCAACGGCAACGGCGACGACCTGCACCGGTTCTCCGACGCGATCCGCGAGTTCGCCCCGGACGCCGTCGTCGTGATGAGCACCGACCAGGTGCTGGCACTCGACCTGCGCCCGGTCGTGGCCGCTCACTTGGAGCGCGGCTCGCACTGCACGGTCGTCACGACCGAGGTGTCGCTGACCCAGGCGGCCGACAAGGCCGTCATCACCATCGGTCGGGGCTCGCGCGTCGCGCGGCTGGACTACAAGCCGGAGCGCCCGAGCGGCACGACGATCGCGGCGGAGGTCTTCGTCTACGACCCGACCGTGCTGCTCGCCACCCTTGAGGACCTGCGCCGCGAGTTGTCGCACACCGATGACGGCAACACCGGTATCGGCGACTTCGGCGAGCACCTGCTGCCGCGCATGATCCGCGACGGTGTCGTGCACGCCTGGCCGCACGAGGGGTACTGGGCAGACCTGGGCGCCCCTGCCGCGTACCTGTCGGCCCACCGCGACCTGCTGGCCGGGCGCGTCGACGTGCTTGACCGCCCGGACTGGCCGCTGCTCACCCGGTGGCCCGAACTGCCCGCGTCACGGGTCGACACGGGTGCCGTGCTCGAGGACGTCGTGCTGAGCGCCGGGTGCCGCGTCAAGGGGACGGTGCGGCGCAGTGTCCTCGGGCCCGGCGTCGTGGTCGAGCCGGGAGCGGTGGTCGAGGATGCCGTGCTGCTGGCCGGTGTTCGCGTCTCGCGTGACGCTCGGGTCGTGACCGCGATCCTCGATGAGGGTGTGCGGGTCGAGGCCGGGGCGCGCGTGGGTCAGGCGACCCGGGCCACGCGGGCGCACGATGACCACATCGCCGTGGTGGGGCGCGACTCGGTCATCGGCCGAGGCGTCACGGTGCCTGCGGGTGCCCGGCTCGAGCCGGGCACCACCGCGTGA
- a CDS encoding saccharopine dehydrogenase family protein, giving the protein MSASAREFDIVLFGATGFVGRLTARHLAAEAPDGVRIALAGRSQSRLEDLARGLGSQAAGWPLLVVDATNPDAVADLARRAHVVVTTVGPYVKYGAPLAAACAEAGTHYCDLTGEVLFVHRSIAANHETAKRTGARIVHACGFDSIPSDLGVMLTAQAAKADGADLGRTHLAVRSMKGGFSGGTIDSARVQVDELKADPTTRRIVGDPWALAEGPRPGRDRTVASATGATASGSSGSGASGPAAMLAKLAKASPVKRDADNGHFTGPFVMAAFNTRIVARSASLLGYGEGFRYVEYSDYGSGPAGAVAAGMTSVALGAGLAGMAFGPTRSLLDRVLPKPGEGPSEEAQAAGRFRMEVTGEATNGARYRTTVAAPYDPGYSGTAVMLGQAALALLEDGNALPDAAGVLTPATAIGMPLVERLREHKFMLDTVRLPG; this is encoded by the coding sequence ATGAGCGCGAGTGCACGAGAGTTCGACATCGTCCTGTTCGGCGCGACCGGTTTCGTGGGGCGCCTGACCGCTCGCCACCTCGCCGCCGAGGCCCCCGACGGGGTGCGGATCGCCCTGGCCGGTCGCTCGCAGTCACGCCTCGAGGACCTGGCGCGCGGGCTCGGGTCGCAGGCCGCCGGATGGCCGCTGCTCGTCGTCGACGCCACGAACCCGGATGCCGTGGCCGATCTCGCGCGCCGCGCCCACGTCGTCGTCACGACCGTCGGGCCGTACGTGAAGTACGGCGCGCCCCTGGCTGCCGCGTGCGCCGAGGCCGGCACGCACTACTGCGACCTCACCGGCGAGGTGCTGTTCGTGCACCGCAGCATCGCCGCCAACCACGAGACCGCGAAGCGCACCGGGGCGCGCATCGTGCACGCGTGCGGCTTCGACTCGATCCCGAGCGACTTGGGCGTGATGCTCACTGCTCAGGCGGCCAAGGCCGACGGCGCCGACCTCGGCCGCACCCACCTGGCTGTGCGCAGCATGAAGGGCGGCTTCAGCGGCGGCACCATCGACTCGGCCCGGGTGCAGGTCGACGAGCTCAAGGCAGACCCCACCACGCGCCGCATCGTCGGCGACCCGTGGGCCCTGGCCGAGGGTCCCCGGCCCGGCAGGGACCGCACGGTCGCGAGCGCAACCGGTGCCACGGCATCCGGGTCGTCGGGGTCCGGCGCCTCGGGGCCGGCGGCGATGCTCGCGAAGCTGGCGAAGGCGTCACCGGTCAAGCGCGATGCCGATAACGGCCACTTCACCGGCCCGTTCGTCATGGCGGCCTTCAACACGCGGATCGTCGCCCGGTCGGCGTCGCTGCTCGGGTACGGCGAGGGGTTCCGGTACGTCGAGTACTCGGACTACGGCAGCGGGCCAGCCGGAGCCGTTGCCGCGGGGATGACGTCGGTGGCCCTGGGCGCTGGGCTCGCCGGGATGGCGTTCGGGCCGACCCGGTCGCTGCTGGACCGGGTGCTGCCCAAGCCGGGCGAGGGTCCGAGCGAGGAGGCCCAGGCGGCCGGGCGGTTCCGCATGGAGGTCACCGGCGAGGCCACCAACGGGGCTCGGTACCGCACGACGGTCGCCGCCCCCTACGACCCCGGATACAGCGGTACCGCGGTGATGCTGGGCCAGGCCGCGCTCGCCCTGCTCGAGGACGGCAACGCCCTGCCCGATGCCGCCGGGGTGCTCACCCCCGCGACGGCGATCGGGATGCCACTCGTCGAGCGACTGCGCGAGCACAAGTTCATGCTCGACACGGTTCGCCTGCCCGGCTGA
- a CDS encoding flavin-containing monooxygenase, producing the protein MSAAQVVVIGAGPGGLAAAAALGARGVQALVVDRDSQVGSSWRRHYERLHLHTPRRWSGLPGYPIPRRFGRWVARADVVRYLEEYVEHHGILLRLGTAVTRIERASTAASHRNGATAGDSTASDSVTNARWLVHLDDGPPLAAEHVIVATGYNHTPVTPDWPGLDGFTGDLVLARDYRNGRPYAGRDVLVVGTGNTGTEIATDLAEHGATRVWLAVRTPPHIIRRDMLGWPAQGTGILVRRLPPRLVDRVAHGLAAVQEPDLSAYGMPRADPGLYSRVLVGRVPVQDVGIVDAIRTRRVEPVAAVESVDGAEVVLTDGTRLRPDAVLVAAGYRAGLEPLVGDLGVLDGRGLPVVHGAHEPPGAPGLWFTGFTNPISGMLRELRIDAERIAAAIAR; encoded by the coding sequence ATGAGCGCAGCGCAGGTCGTCGTCATCGGTGCCGGACCGGGCGGGCTGGCCGCGGCGGCCGCGCTCGGTGCTCGTGGGGTGCAGGCCCTCGTCGTCGACCGCGACAGCCAGGTCGGCAGCTCGTGGCGCCGCCACTACGAACGGTTGCACCTGCACACGCCGAGGCGCTGGTCGGGCCTGCCCGGCTACCCGATCCCACGCCGGTTCGGCCGCTGGGTGGCCCGTGCCGACGTCGTGAGGTACCTCGAGGAGTACGTCGAGCACCACGGCATCCTGCTGCGTCTCGGGACCGCGGTGACGCGCATCGAGCGCGCCAGCACGGCGGCATCCCACCGCAACGGTGCCACGGCCGGCGACTCCACGGCATCCGACTCCGTCACCAACGCTCGGTGGCTGGTCCACCTCGACGACGGCCCCCCGCTCGCCGCTGAGCACGTGATCGTCGCGACCGGCTACAACCACACCCCGGTCACCCCCGACTGGCCGGGGCTCGACGGCTTCACCGGCGACCTCGTGCTGGCCCGCGACTACCGCAACGGTCGCCCGTACGCCGGTCGTGACGTCCTCGTCGTCGGCACCGGAAACACGGGCACCGAGATCGCGACCGACCTCGCCGAGCACGGTGCCACCCGAGTCTGGTTGGCCGTGCGCACGCCGCCGCACATCATCCGCCGCGACATGTTGGGCTGGCCCGCGCAGGGCACCGGCATCCTCGTGCGTCGCCTGCCCCCCCGGCTCGTCGACCGGGTGGCTCACGGGCTGGCCGCCGTCCAGGAACCCGACCTCAGCGCCTACGGGATGCCGCGAGCCGACCCGGGCCTGTACTCGCGCGTGCTCGTGGGTCGGGTTCCGGTGCAGGACGTCGGGATCGTCGACGCCATCCGCACGCGACGCGTCGAACCCGTGGCCGCCGTCGAGAGCGTCGACGGCGCCGAGGTGGTGCTCACCGACGGCACGAGGCTTCGGCCGGATGCCGTGCTGGTCGCCGCCGGCTACCGCGCCGGACTCGAGCCGCTGGTCGGCGACCTCGGGGTGCTCGACGGGCGAGGGCTGCCCGTGGTGCACGGCGCCCACGAGCCGCCGGGTGCTCCGGGGCTGTGGTTCACCGGCTTCACGAACCCGATCTCGGGGATGCTGCGCGAGCTTCGCATCGACGCCGAGCGGATCGCCGCCGCCATCGCACGCTGA
- a CDS encoding pyridoxamine 5'-phosphate oxidase family protein, which produces MSDPSPVTTLTDDDCWEMLHAQEFGRLAFHLADEVHLVPINYAVDADRRLVFRTAEGSKLLGLTMNADVAFEIDEFTEDEATSVVIRGRARQLEHHEEAETELLPLRPWVNTAKFNTIVIEVDEITGRRFGLTRPWLHMKPHED; this is translated from the coding sequence ATGTCCGATCCGTCGCCCGTCACCACCCTCACCGATGACGACTGCTGGGAGATGCTCCACGCGCAAGAGTTCGGCCGCCTGGCCTTCCACCTGGCCGACGAGGTGCACCTCGTGCCGATCAACTACGCCGTCGACGCCGACCGGCGACTGGTGTTCCGCACCGCCGAGGGCAGCAAGCTGCTCGGGCTGACGATGAACGCTGACGTCGCCTTCGAGATCGACGAGTTCACCGAGGACGAGGCCACGAGCGTCGTCATCCGGGGTCGCGCCCGCCAGCTCGAGCACCACGAGGAGGCCGAGACCGAGCTGCTGCCTCTGCGCCCGTGGGTCAACACCGCGAAGTTCAACACCATCGTCATCGAGGTCGACGAGATCACCGGGCGCAGGTTCGGGCTGACCCGCCCGTGGCTGCACATGAAGCCCCACGAGGACTGA